Proteins encoded by one window of Manis pentadactyla isolate mManPen7 chromosome X, mManPen7.hap1, whole genome shotgun sequence:
- the LOC130681958 gene encoding NF-kappa-B-activating protein isoform X2 has product MKKYKKKKSKKSRKDSSDSSSKDSQEEFLEYPWKDRSKPEEPSDLIGPEAPKTLASQDDKPLNYGHALLPGEGAAMAEYVKAGKRIPRRGEIGLTSEEIASFERSGYVMSGSRHRRMEAVRLRKENQIYSADEKRALASFNQEERRKRENKILASFREMIYRKTKGKDNK; this is encoded by the exons AT gaagaaatacaagaaaaagaaatcgaAGAAGAGCAGAAAAGATTCCAGTGATTCAAGCTCTAAAGATTCTCAAGAAGAGTTTCTGGAGTATCCCTGGAAAGATCGATCAA AGCCTGAAGAACCCTCAGATTTAATTGGCCCAGAGGCTCCAAAAACACTTGCCTCACAAGATGATAAACCTTTGAA CTATGGCCATGCCCTGCTACCTGGTGAAGGTGCAGCTATGGCTGAATATGTAAAAGCTGGAAAACGTATCCCGCGAAGAGGTGAAATTGGCTTGACAAGTGAAGAGATTGCATCATTTGAGCGCTCGGGCTATGTAATGAGTGGTAGCAG GCATCGCCGGATGGAGGCTGTGCGACTGCGGAAAGAAAACCAGATCTATAGTGCTGATGAGAAGAGAGCCCTGGCATCCTTTAACCAAGAAGAGAGGcgaaagagagaaaacaagattCTGGCCAGTTTTCGAGAGATGATATACAGAAAAACTAAAGGGAAAGATAACAAATAA
- the LOC130681958 gene encoding NF-kappa-B-activating protein isoform X1 yields MAFNMGILSQFVSNYNHYRKKYKKKKSKKSRKDSSDSSSKDSQEEFLEYPWKDRSKPEEPSDLIGPEAPKTLASQDDKPLNYGHALLPGEGAAMAEYVKAGKRIPRRGEIGLTSEEIASFERSGYVMSGSRHRRMEAVRLRKENQIYSADEKRALASFNQEERRKRENKILASFREMIYRKTKGKDNK; encoded by the exons ATGGCCTTTAACATGGGAATATTAAGTCAATTTGTATCAAATTATAATCATTACaggaagaaatacaagaaaaagaaatcgaAGAAGAGCAGAAAAGATTCCAGTGATTCAAGCTCTAAAGATTCTCAAGAAGAGTTTCTGGAGTATCCCTGGAAAGATCGATCAA AGCCTGAAGAACCCTCAGATTTAATTGGCCCAGAGGCTCCAAAAACACTTGCCTCACAAGATGATAAACCTTTGAA CTATGGCCATGCCCTGCTACCTGGTGAAGGTGCAGCTATGGCTGAATATGTAAAAGCTGGAAAACGTATCCCGCGAAGAGGTGAAATTGGCTTGACAAGTGAAGAGATTGCATCATTTGAGCGCTCGGGCTATGTAATGAGTGGTAGCAG GCATCGCCGGATGGAGGCTGTGCGACTGCGGAAAGAAAACCAGATCTATAGTGCTGATGAGAAGAGAGCCCTGGCATCCTTTAACCAAGAAGAGAGGcgaaagagagaaaacaagattCTGGCCAGTTTTCGAGAGATGATATACAGAAAAACTAAAGGGAAAGATAACAAATAA